CTGATAAAAGCGGATAGGTTTACGCCACGGCTCGACTTTTTCCGGCTGACCCTCACTCAGAATCTTGGGAATGCGGGCCAGCGTCACGGCGTCGTAGGCGATTTTGGCCGACATGCGGTGGTCGGGGTGCGGGTGGTCGTCGCTCCAGGTGATGACGGCGTTGGGCTGAAAGGTGGCGTACAGCCGCGCCAGTTGCAGCGCTTCCTCGCGGCCCCCGGTCATGCGGCTATCGCCCATGTCGAAGAAGGTATGTTCTGCGCCGATCTGAGCGGCCACCCACGCACCGTGTTCGCGCCGAATCCGCGTGACCTCTTCATGGGTCGCGTCTCCGAACTGGCTGGCGAGTTCGCCCAGTGTCGTCCAGACCAGCATGACCTTGTCGCCGCGTGCTGCGTGCCGGGCCAGGGTGCCGATGCAGCCGATTTCGTCGTCGGGGTGAGCAAAGACCGCCATGATATTCATGCCCGGACTGTAGCAAACATGCCTTCCCCTGAGATGACCCGAACCGCGCTGGAGCATTTATCGGAAGTAGGCAGTTGGGCGTCGGAAGCGGACGGGTGCCCACCAGCAGAACGGAAACGGCGTCCTGCATAGACTCCGAATGACGACCCCGCTTTGGCAGCACCGCCGATGTCTCCGTTCCTCCCGCTTCCCGGCAATCCTGGCCCTGCTCGCCTCCTTTGCTCGCTCCGCTCGGTCAGAACAAGGCAGAACACCACGCCCTTCTTTACGACAAATGCTCTAAGCTTCATCGTCATGAGCCGCCCCTCGTATAAGCCCCGCCCTAAACAGAGCAGCGCCCGCGACCTGCTGCCCATCCAGGCCTGTATTCAGCCGAGCACGCCGATAGCCGGAGAAAATGTCGATCTGTATGCCGATGGAGCCTGCGACACGACCGCCGGGCATGGCGGCTGGGCCTGCATCCTGCGCTACGGCGATCACGAGATGGAACTGGGCGGCCACGCCGAGCAGACCACCAACAACCGCATGGAACTGACGGGCCTGCTGGAAGGTCTGAAGGCCCTGAAGCGCCCGTGTCAGGTGCGCGTCGTGACCGACAGCCAGTATCTGCGAAAGGCCTTTACCGACAAGTGGATTCTGAACTGGCAGCGCAACGGTTGGAAGACCGCCGGAAAAGACCCGGTGAAAAATCAGGATCTGTGGGAAGAGCTGATTCTTCAGGCAAAAAAGCACGCGCTGACCTTCGTATGGGTCAAGGGCCACAACGGGCACGACGAGAACGAGCGGGTAGATCGGCGGGCAGTGGCCGAGCGGCTGAAACTGAGACGGTGAAGTGTGATGGGTGATGTGTTGTCTTCGGGTGGGCCGTGACCGGAGATCGTGTCTGGCTGGAGCCGAGCACAGTGATGCGTGATGGGTGATGTGTTGTCTTCGGGTGGGCCGTGACCGGAATCGCCGTGACCTAAACACCTCAAGACGAAGAAAAACAAACAACGCTTTCAACACACATCACGCATCACCCATCACGCATCACTTCCTCACCCATCACGTCTTCCCCTCCGCCACTTGGCCTAGTGACCGGGCTTTCCTTGCCGCTCTAGCCTGAACCCATGACCGCTGCTGCGCCGCCCGATGCTTCCGGCTTCCGCACCTTTCTGAAGCTGTGGGCTTCGCAGGGGGCGAGTGGACTGGGCAGCGCCGTGGCGTGGTTTTCGCTCTCGATCTATGTGGCGCAGACGCTCTACCCGTTGCCCTCTCAGCGGCCCGAACTGGCGCTGGCGCTATCGCTGCTGGGGCTGTCGGGGGCGCTGCCTGCGCTGGTGGTCGTGCCGCTGGCGGGCGTGTGGGCCGACCGGCACGACCGCCGCCGCACCATGCTCACCTGTGATCTGCTCAGCGGTGCCCTGACGCTGTTGGCCGCCGCGCTGATGCACACGGGTCATCTGCCGCTGTGGGCGCTCCTGCTCACGAGCGTGCTGATTTCGGTGCTGGGCAGCTTTCACGGCGCGTCGTTCGATACCAGTTACAGCCTGCTCGTCAGCCGGGCGCAGCTCCCGCGAGCGGGCGGCCTGATGCAGACGATGGGCAGCCTGTCGCAGCTGCTGGCTCCCGCGCTGGCTGCCCTGCTCATCGCGCTGCCGGGCGGCGTACCCATGAGCCTGCTGACCGATGCTCTGAGTTTCTGGCTGGCGGCGGTGGTGCTGTGGCGGCTGCGGATTCCCCGGCCCCCGGCCACAGACCACGGCATTCGCCCCCCCCTGAAAGACGATCTGCTGTTCGGCTGGCGCTACATCCTGCGCCGCCCGCCGCTGCTGGCGCTGCTGCTGACCTTCGCCGCCGTCAATTTCAGCTGGTCGCCGCTCCAGGTCTTCGAGACGCTGCTGCTCAAAGGTCGGCTGGCGGACGATCTGAACGCGCACGGCCTGAGTTTCCAGGCGGGGCTGGCGCTGCTCAGTACGCTGGGCGCGGCAGGAGGTCTGACGGGCGGCGTGCTGGTCAGTGCGTGGGGCGGCCTGAAAACCCAGCGCATCTACGGCGTGCTGGTTCCGGTGCTGCTTGGCGCACTGGGCCTGCTGACGCTGGGGTTGGCTCCGGGCGTGTGGCTGGCGGCTGCGGCGATGTTCGGCCTGTTTTTTACCGGCCCGATCATGAATGCCCACTCGCAGGCGATCTGGCAGGCGCAGGTGCCGTCCGAGCTTCAGGGCCGGGTGTTCAGCGTGCGCCGCCTGATCGCCCAGTTCACCGGCCCGCTGAGCGTGGGGCTGGCGGGGCTGCTGGCGGCCAGATTTCCGGTGCCCGCGATTCTGCTGGTGCTGGCGGGGCTGCTGGGCGTGGTGGTACTGGTGCAGTTCGTCAATCCGTCGTTGCGGCGCGTGGAAGACCGCGAGTATCTGGAAGCGCTGGCACAGAGGTCGTGACGCTGTGGGCGAGGGGTGGTGGGCTTTGAGCTAAAACCCACGACTGAAGTGTTTGTA
Above is a window of Deinococcus ruber DNA encoding:
- a CDS encoding PIG-L deacetylase family protein, which translates into the protein MNIMAVFAHPDDEIGCIGTLARHAARGDKVMLVWTTLGELASQFGDATHEEVTRIRREHGAWVAAQIGAEHTFFDMGDSRMTGGREEALQLARLYATFQPNAVITWSDDHPHPDHRMSAKIAYDAVTLARIPKILSEGQPEKVEPWRKPIRFYQYHADASPYPEVFVDISESIDLAAGVMEYYQQFYKWEFTPDAYREGRKRAGAMCGAKFAERFTVRAAHGRAVAYLD
- a CDS encoding MFS transporter translates to MTAAAPPDASGFRTFLKLWASQGASGLGSAVAWFSLSIYVAQTLYPLPSQRPELALALSLLGLSGALPALVVVPLAGVWADRHDRRRTMLTCDLLSGALTLLAAALMHTGHLPLWALLLTSVLISVLGSFHGASFDTSYSLLVSRAQLPRAGGLMQTMGSLSQLLAPALAALLIALPGGVPMSLLTDALSFWLAAVVLWRLRIPRPPATDHGIRPPLKDDLLFGWRYILRRPPLLALLLTFAAVNFSWSPLQVFETLLLKGRLADDLNAHGLSFQAGLALLSTLGAAGGLTGGVLVSAWGGLKTQRIYGVLVPVLLGALGLLTLGLAPGVWLAAAAMFGLFFTGPIMNAHSQAIWQAQVPSELQGRVFSVRRLIAQFTGPLSVGLAGLLAARFPVPAILLVLAGLLGVVVLVQFVNPSLRRVEDREYLEALAQRS
- the rnhA gene encoding ribonuclease HI — protein: MSRPSYKPRPKQSSARDLLPIQACIQPSTPIAGENVDLYADGACDTTAGHGGWACILRYGDHEMELGGHAEQTTNNRMELTGLLEGLKALKRPCQVRVVTDSQYLRKAFTDKWILNWQRNGWKTAGKDPVKNQDLWEELILQAKKHALTFVWVKGHNGHDENERVDRRAVAERLKLRR